CGCATCATTGGTCACCACGCCTCCGGCATCGCCATATGCACCCAGATTCTTTCCCGGATAAAAACTGTAGCAGCAACAGGTCCCGAATGCGGCAAGCGGATGTCCCTGAAATGTCGCACCATGTGCCTGGGCCGCATCCTGCACCACAAACAATTCATGCTCGCGGGCAATGGCGTCAATTTCCTCCATTGAAGCAGGGTGGCCGTACAGGTGCACGGGGATGACTGCCTTGGCCGAAGGGACCAGCTTCCGACACAGGTCGTCCGGGTCCATGGTGAAGGTCGAGGGATCAACATCCACGAAAGCCGGGGTCGCTCCGGTCAGAGTCACGGCTTCGGCAGTGGCCACAAAGGTCATAGCCGGAACCATCACGGTATCCCCCGGTCCCACGCCAAGGGCGCGCAAGGCCAGATAGAGGGCGTCCGTCCCGTTGCCGACACCCACACAGCACCGGGCCTGACAAAAGTCGGCAAACTCCCGCTCGAACGTTGCGGCATACGGTCCCTGAATAAATGCGTTGTCACGAATAACCGCCTGCATGGCCGCATCCAATTCCGTCTGAATGGTGCGTCGTTGCGCGGTCAGATCAACCAATGGAATGGTCACGATGGCTCCCGATCGCCATAGGGCAGGGCTGCTTTCTCATTGATGAATCGGGCCGGATTCCCCGCCACCACGGTTCCTTCGGCCACATCCTCGACCACGACACTCCCCGCTCCCACGAGGCTGTCACGGCCCACCACCACCCCGGGCAGAATCGTGGCGTTGGCACCCACAATGGCCCCCTGGCACAACCTGACCGGCGTTGGCGAGGTCGTGGCCTCGGGCGAAAGCGGATACCGCGTATTGGTCAATACGGCATTGGGTCCGAGCCAGACTCCATCCTCCAGCACGCAATATTCCGGGACAAAGGACTGACTGTGCAACCGGACCCCGTGTCCGAGCGAAACATGATGTTCGACCACGGCCATGGTCCCCACGCTCACATTGTCGCCGATGCAACAGGCTTCCCGAATATTGGCCTTGTTGCCCGTGACGAAATTCTTCCCGATAACGCTTCCGGCATAGACCACGGTGTGCGACCGGAGCACGGCACCATCCCCGATCACGGTCGTGGGCGGTGTGTCGTTTCCGACAGAGGGCGCACCAACGATACACCACGCTTCCACGGTGGCCGAGCCTTCAAAAATCACGGATTCATGCACCACGGCGGAGGCGGCGATCTCAACGGTCATTGGTGTGCCCCAGTTTGCAGTGTTGCGCCTGAAACCGCAGATGGACCTCCCGGCCCGTTTCAATGGATTCATAAATGGCGTTGATAAGTTCCAACGATTTCCGGCCTTCAAGACCATCCACCAGTGAAGGTCTCCCCAGTTCAATGCACTCCACCACTTGATGCAGGTACTCGATGTGACCAAAGCCGTACACGTCCGGAGGATTGGTGCGATACTCCCGCAACACGTCTTCGTCTCCCGGCTCTGGGGTCTCGAAATTCCAGACCTTCATTTCATTGACCGCGAATCCGCCGATTTCCACGGCCCCCTTTTCACCAAGAATGGAAATGGACCCTTCCAGATCCACTGGCCGCGTGGCGTTGGTTGCTTCCACCACGCCGATGGCCCCGCTGGCAAAGGTGATAAGAGCCACGCCCGTGTCTTCCACCTCCACATCCACCAAGGCCGTCCGGCTCTTGGCAAACACCGAGACCGGCTCGCCCAGCATCCATTCGAGCAAATCAATATGGTGACTGGCCTGATTGGCGAACACCCCGCCATCCATGGCCCAGGTTCCGCGCCAGGCGTCCTGATCGTAATACTCCTGCTTGCGGCACCACCGAACCCGCACGGTTCCCATGGTCAATTTGCCGAATCGCCCGGCCTCCAAGGCTTCGCGCAGTTTGATGACCGGATAATTCAACCGATTCTGCTTGACCACGAACAACTTGATACCGGCCTCGTCACAGACCCGAATCATGGCGTCCGCATCTTCAAGCCGCAGGGCCATGGGTTTTTCCACCACGATATGTTTGCCATACCGGGCTAGATCAATGGTCACTGCGGCGTGTGTTCCACTTTCCGTGGCAATGACGAGCACGTCTATGGTCTCACCCATGGCGCGCATCATGGCATGAGCGTCCGAAAAAGAAGGCACTCCGGTTTTTTCAGCCAATGCCACAGCCCGATCCTCGCGAATATCACACACCGCGACCAAACAGGCACCTTCAACCTGATTTTCAGACAACAATTGCCCGTATTTCTGGGCAATCCGTCCACATCCTACAAGCGCAAATTTCTGCATATTCCCTTCGATGCGCGCAACGGCGATCACGATTTCATGGTCAGAAGGATTTCCGACACGCACTAAATGTTCAAGTCACTGAACAATCTATCGGCAATTTTCATTTTTTGTTAAGAGCGGACACAATCTCTCTTTTCGAGAGATACCGGACTCTCCGGGAAAAAACGACCGATTTTTCAGTTCTCTAAAAAACCGAAAACATCGTATCATTCACATACTGAACAAGTGTTTTGTCCACGCCAAACGCGGCATAGGCATCCACCAATTCTCCAGCGTGGCCGAACAGTTCTCCCTGATACCGTCGGGGAACGAGCACTCCCGAAAGCGGCGTGTCCAAACGCGCCACCTGAGACCGAATGATGTCCAACAGGGCCATACCGCGCACGGTCTGCCCCAATGCGGGATGCCACGGACCGTCCAGAATCGATTGTTGCATCTGCTCTTCCGGGGCGAGTCCCATGCGAATCACGCGGGTTCCCCTGGCCCATAACACCCCAAGGGCCGAAGCAAGCTCGGTCCGGGCGCGGGACAACGTCCACGGCACATACTTCCCCTGTTCCCATAAGGTAGCAAGAGCTGTGCCTTGGATGACAAGGCACGGATAGAGCCGGGCGGTTTCCGGGGCAAATGCGGCGGCCTGTTCCACGTCAGAAGCGAACAGACCGGGCTGATCCCCAGGCAGACCGGGCAAAAGCTGGACACCGAGAACAAGGCCGGACTCGGCAACAATCCCGCAGGCCCGACGGGCCGTTTGACCGTCATATCCGCGACTCGATTGTTGCAGGGCCGTATCGTCAAAAGATTGAATTCCCAGTTCCACCATATCCAATCCCTGCTCTTTCAGCGAAACGAGCATGGGCACATCCACACAATCGGGTCGGGTGGAACATCGAATACGTGTGAGCAGACCACGGGATCGAAACCGGCTGGCCAATGCCAGGAACTTTGATGGCCACGGCTCGGGCAATGCCGTGAATGTCCCGCCGTAAAACGCCAGTTCGTATGGCCCTCGCCCCTGATCCAGGGCCTGTTGCAGGTCGCGCTCCAACTCGCGTGACACGAGGTCCAGATCGGCGTGGTCCCGACCTGTCAGTTTATCCTGCGCACAAAACGCACACCGATAGGGACACCCGGCAAAGGGCAAAAAGACTGGCCAGACTCGGCCGGCCACCGGAGACGGCTCCGGGTGAGAAAAACGGATTTTGGTCATGGTTCCTCGCAATATGCGCCACAGTGACTTCCAGCCGTGCGGCTTGTCAAGACACCCCCCGCGATGGTTGCCCACGCCGCAGCTTTCGCGTAACTAGCTCCCCATGAAAATCGGCATACTGCAACTCAACCCTCTTGTCGGCGATCTTTCTGGCAACAGTGCCAAAATCATTGATGCGGCCCGGGACGCGGCCAGACGCGGCGCAGACCTTTGTCTGACGGCGGAAATGGCCCTGACCGGCTACCCACCCCGAGACCTGTTGCTCTACGACGAATTCGTGGACCGGGTCTGGCGAGAAGCCGAAGCCGTGGCTCGTGCGCTCGAAAACGGCCCGGCCCTGCTGCTCGGTGCCGTGACAAAGAACCGCTCCGGCCAGGGAAAACCCGTCTACAACTGTGCCCTGTTCTGTGAGGGAGGCTCCATCCGTCAGGTCTTCAAGAAGGCCCTGCTTCCCACCTATGATGTTTTTGACGAGGCCCGGTACTTCGAGCCTGCGCCCGAGACCGATTCCAACGCCAATATCCTCCGCTTCAACGACACGACACTGGCCGTGACTATTTGTGAAGACGCGTGGAACGACAAGGATTATTGGGATCAAAACGCCTACACCCGCGATCCGCTGGAAGCGGCGGCAGCCCATCATCCCGACATGATTCTCAACCTGTCCGCGTCCCCCCTGTTTCTGGGGAAACAACGTATCCGGGAAGACATGCTCGGCACGGTGGCACACAAATACGCCACACCGCTCATCTACGTAAATCAGGTCGGGGGCAACGACGATCTTGTCTTTGATGGCCGATCCTGCGCCTTTGATTCTCAGGGAACCTGTATCGCCCGCGCCCCTGGATTTGAAGAAGCCACGGTTGTGGTGGACCTCGAAGGAGACAACACTGTCGCCACAGACGATTTTTCCCGCGAAAGCGAGACGTGGCGCGCGTTGGTTCTCGGCACCCGCGACTATGTGCATAAAAGCGGCTTCACCACCGGGCTGGTCGGCTTGTCCGGGGGAATCGACTCCGCCGTCACTGCCGCTGTGGCCGCTGAAGCCCTTGGCGCAGACAACGTCACCGGGGTTCTCATGCCCTCTCCCTATTCCAGCACGGGCAGCATCGACGATTCGCTGAAACTGGCCAAGAACTTCGGCATCAAGACGTGGACCCTGCCCATCGAACCAATCATGACCCAATTCGAAACCGCATTGGCAGAGCCGTTCGCCGGATACAGTCAGGACACCACGGAAGAGAACATCCAGTCCCGCATCCGGGGCAACCTGCTCATGGCCCTGTCCAACAAATTCGGTTCCCTGCTCCTGACAACAGGCAACAAATCTGAATTGGCTGTGGGATATTGCACAATTTATGGAGATATGTCTGGTGGGTACGCGGTCATTTCAGATGTAAACAAGACCGGCGTATTCGCACTGGCAAAATGGTACAACGCCCAGAACGGACCACAAATTCCAAACGCCATCATCACCAAACCCCCGTCCGCCGAGCTTCGTCCGGAACAAAAGGATGCGGACTCCCTGCCCGACTACCCGATATTGGACGGTATTCTGGAGCTGCACATCGAGCACCAGAAATCCCGTAACGAAATTCTCTCGGCTGGATATGATGCCACAACCGTGGACCACGTCCTCCGACTCGTCCACATTGCCGAATTCAAACGGAGACAGGCGGCCCCGGGGATCAAACTCACCCCGCGCTCCTTTGGCACTGGTTGGCGGATGCCCCTGGCCTGCAAACAGGATTTCTAAAACGACTGATCGGCTTTTTCGAGAGCGGTCAACAGGGTTTCGCTCATGGACCGCACGTATTCGAAATACGACCGCAGCCCAGATTCACGCGATGTCGTATCCGAGCCGAACACCTGTCGATGAAAAATCGCGTTATTGAAATCGTTGTATCGTTGCACCAAATAGGTGACATTCGTTGCATCGAAATGGGCGAGAATGGCCAGCCCCTTGGCCTCGAAGAGCGGGCCTGAGTCCGCCAGGACCATGGTCACGGCTTTGCGAATACTCCGCCACAATGCGGTTTCACGCTGCACGAAATGTCGCACTTTTTCCCTGTCCACACGGGGTGAAGCCACCCGAAAAGCCTCGGCCATGACCCGACGCACCGGAGTCGTGCCCAGGTCCGGCTCGGGATCATGTTCGATACCCGGCCCGTAGAGGATGCTGGAACGGGACGTGTTCCAACAGGCAACACCGGACATCCTGATGGTTTCAGCCAGCCACAAAGCGGCATCCCGAAAGTTGATGGTCGTATACAACTGCTCGCCGAACACCGTTTTCACGGGATACAACTGAGGATACCGATTGATAAGCGGTTTCTCCTGCGCCATGATCTCGTCCTTAAGCGTTCCCCGCGCATATTGGAGGCCCCATGGGTCCGAAGAAACCAGTTGCGCACCGACCAACGCGCAGGATGTACAGCCCAAATGTCGGGCCAGGGCAAAGGCTGTGGAAATGACGGACCCGTGCAGTCGAAACATTTCCCGGGTCTCAAAGACCGGCGAGGCAAAACTCCCGAAAAGGAACTTTCGGCCAAAGGTATCACCCCCCAGATCTGACAGGCAATATCCCACCAGAATGGTATCCGGAAGACGGGGAATCTCTTTGAAAACGCGCCCGGAATCAATCGATGTGTCGTTGATAACCACAAAATGCGGATGAATCCCGGCTTCGACCAGGGGTTTGACCGCATTATTCACACAAATAATCAGTGCGTTGTCCCGATTTTTGCGGATGTACTCGAACGACTCGGGCAAATCCGGTCCCGCAGCCACCAGAATGGCCCCGCCATTCACGGCCCGGTTCTTCAATGCGCTGATGGACGGGGACACCGTACAATCCACCACATTTTCATAGGCGTGCAGCTGCTGGTCATACATCAGCTCATGCTTGATGGTCCGCATGGGACGAGAGCGAGCAAAGGCCTGACCGGACAAGGGATAGACAACATACCGATAGTGCAGGATTTCCAGATACTCGATAACCGCTTCAGCCCATGGGCCGTGCTCATGCCGAATCCGATCCGTCAAAAAAAACGCCGGGGTCCCCATGCGGAAAAGGGCACCGGGCAGCAGGTCCTGCAAGGCGGGAGACAAGGAAACCGGGTCTCCGGTGAAGCAGAAGAAATTTTCGATATTCAAGGCCGCAAGGCCCATGGAGTCCACACAATGAACCAGCACCCGTTCGTCCGGTTCAAAAAGCACGACCACGGTTTTGGCATCGGCGAGGCAGGCTCGGAGCTGGGGCGAATCCGCTGCCCCCAGAAACACCACGAGCCGGGTCTGTTCCATGGCCGTTTCCACGGACATTTTAGCGGAAAACACGGAAAAGGCGCGCCGTGCCGGGTCCTCATAGGGATACTGGTACATGGGATTTTCATATACACAGACCGGCGTATGCCCGGAGGGGCCATGGGGACCGGCGTCACTCGAGCCTTCGCCCGCCTGCTCCACCGAATCGCCCCGGCACAGGATGCCCAATTCGACAAGGGCTGCTATCTTACTGTTTTCCATACACGCATCGCTGTTCTGTTTGAGAATTCACCGACAAGGAACAGATGTCCCACATTCCGCAAACTGGCTTTCACCCCGCGTTTTGTCAAGAGAGTCAGCCTCTTTCACTCCCTGTCCACGCTTTTTCTTTTCCATTGGCTGAATTCACTGTATGGTCGCCTCCGACCCCACATATTTCAGGAGACTGCATGCGACGAAAACGGACATCACATTCCATGGAGAAAACGAGAAACACCATTCTGGTCCTTCTCGCTGTCTCGGCCCTTGCCATCTTCTTCAATCTGGATGCCGTGCGTCATGGACGTTCCATCTTCACCAACCATGCACAACGTCAACTCAAATTCAGTGGGTCTCTTGAACGAGAGGATTTCTCCGCAGCAGAACTCAAACGCATGACAGCCTATCTCAGCCAGCGGGAAAAATACTTCAAAGAAGTGACGATCAAGGCGTCGCCACAGGACAGCTATCGAAAAGTCACGCCCTCGACTCCCATTCTCTTCGAGATTCAAGTGACCATGAAAGACGGATTCACCTTCACGACGCCGACACGGCGAACCACACGGGCACAGTTGCAAAAATCCGTCCTCGCCAAGTTGGACAAGGACGTTCAGGTCTATCTCAAACTCAAGAAATCCGGGAAAAAGCCAGGGGGACTCATCAACACCATGTAAGAAAGGCGGTCCGGTTCAAAACCATTCGCCGACCCTGAAATACACAGCCTGAGAATTCGGGCCAAAACCGATTTCCGTACTCAGGTACATGGTTTCCTTTTCCGACAAGAGATACCGCACGCCAAAACCGCCGGTAGGAATTGTCGAATTTTTGAAAAGCTGATTCGGTTCATCGGCCACCCAGCCCAGTCCGCCGAAAAGATTCACCCCCCATCGCTGTGTCAACTTGTACTTGATCTCGGTCTGGATCGATGCGGATTGTTTGTCGATATATTCCGCGTAGGGGAATCCTCGAAGCCGAAGGAACGGCATATCGAAAAAAGGCGTGTTCCCGTCAGAAAAATTCAATTCGGCCATACCGCTGACAACCAGCCTGTCCGTCAATCCATAATAATGGGCGTAGCTCGTCGAGGCCTTGCTGTAATCATAGTCTCCGCCCCACGCTTCATTATAACTCATGAAATCGAACTGGAGCTTGCCGCCTGCGGTCGCAAAGACACTGTCGTTGGTCGTGTCCCGTTCTCCAGCCAGTCCAAGCCCCACGGTTTTTACCGAATGATGCAGTGTGGGCAACACCGGGTGCAACGACGAAAAATCAACGCCAAAATCCCAATTGAACACCTTGATTTTCGGCCCGAGATACCAGTGATCGAAAATCCGGGCAGAAAATGTTCCCTGAAAAGCGGTCACATCAGCACTGTACTTCAGCGGATTGTTCCGAAGCGCAGAGTCATTGCCAACCCCATAATATTTCAGATTGAATTCGCCATAGGCCAGATACGCTGTTCCCCGAAACCGATCATTGGCATAAAACCCCTTGTGAAACATCCCGGCCGCCCAGCTCTCATTGGATGTGGCCATCGCGGCAACGCCAGTCATCGAATGAAGCTCTTCATTCGCTTCGTTCCCAGGATCATTCCAGAAATCGTCTTCGGGGTGCATATACATGACCACCCCGGTCAGTCCGGCACCCAATGTGGGGTTGACCATAGGAACCGGCGCGAACACCAACCGATCAAAAAACGACACATTCTTCTGTTGCACCGCATCAGACGCATCATCCACGGTCTCCACAAACCGGGCATCTCCATCGGCACGACACACCCCGGTCTGCGACCCAATGAAGAAACAGGCGAACATGATAATGGTCGCCCACATGCGCTGCTGATTTTCTGACATTCTCCTTCCATACGCGGCCAGTCCCATTACGGCAAGGGGGGCTTTGACTTGCACGAGGCACAAAAGACGGTGTAGTGTGCCCTTCATTCGGAGACCCTCTCATGACACACACATTCGACGCCCTCATCTGCGGAGGCAGCCTTGCCGGAAGTGCGGCTGGTTTCGCCCTGGCCAAGGCCGGTCACTCTGTGGCCATTCTCGATCGAGCGACCTTTCCCCGTCCCAAGCTCTGCGGCGGTCTGCTCACGTGGAAATCCGTCAAGCTCTTGGAACATCTGTTCGGCGAGACTCCCGGCACACTGACCCGAGCCGGAGCAATCAACTACGCCTCCAACCAATATTCCATCCACACCCGGACCAATGCCGTGGCCCACGGCACCCTGTCCTTTCCCTTTCACTTCGTGGACAGAACCGCTTTTGACGCGCTCCTGCTCAACAAGGCCCGACAGGCCGGTGCAACGATCTTTCAGGACACCGCGGTCGCCCACTGCGATCCGGCCCGAGGAATTGTCACCAGCCAGACCGGGGAAACCTTTCAGGGAACCGCTGTCATCGGCGCAGATGGGGCAAACTCGGTTGTCAGAAAATCTTTTTCCGACGTGGACACGAAGCGGATGCGCCGACTCATGGCCCCGACCATTGAAGTCCGCCTGCCCGCACACGCCTTCCCTCGCCCGGTCACACACCCGGAACTCTCTATCGGTTTCCTCGATGCAGGCTATGGATGGGTCTTTCCGAACAACCAATCCGTCATTGTGGGCGTCTGCGGACTCAAAACAAAAAATACCAATATTTCACAGGTATTTAAAGAATATCTAGAGTTTCTCAAGATAGATTCGGAGGCCATTCCCGACCGACGGGGACATCCTTTGCCCTATGGAAACTATCTGAAAGAGCCGGTTTCTGGCGTCACGATGCTGGCAGGCGATGCGGCCGGACTGGTGGAGCCTCTTTTTGGTGAAGGTATTTTCTTTGCCCTGTGTTCAGGCATGTATGCCGGAGAAGCCGTGGCCCACGGTCTGGCAAAACAGACCAGTCCCGGCCCGGAATACATTCGTCGGCTCAATCAGCAGATCATCCCGGAACTCAAAGCATCGGATCATCTGCGCTGGGCCATGTCAAAAGGGATGCAATGGATCGGTCCGTGGAGTCTCAAACTTTTTCTCACAATGGCAGGCACCCCTTTGGGCGAAATGGTGCACGGAATGCGATCCTATTCCTGGCTTCGAGAAAAGCACTGGGATTTCTAAACGCTTTCCCCCCTTGAATCATCCGGCTCTGTCATTTATACCAAGGAGTGCGCACCACTTCAGACCGCAAGGAGTACCCATGGCTGACAAAATTCTTATCATAGACGACGAGGAAGGCATCCGCATCTCCTTGCGCGGTATTCTGGAAGACGAAGGCCTTGAAGTTATCGAGGCCGAATCGGGCGAACAAGGGCTGGAATCTCTCGGCACGGATATCCCGGATCTCATTTTTCTCGACATCTGGCTGCCCGGTATGGATGGTTTGAAAGTGCTCGATATCATTACCCGCGACTACGAAGGTCTGCCGGTTATCATGATTTCCGGCCACGGCACCATCGAGACCGCGGTTCAAGCCCTGAAAAAAGGCGCCTTCGATTTCATCGAAAAACCCCTCTCTCTGGAAAAAGTGGTTGTTTCATCCAGAAATGGTCTCGAATTCTCCCGGTTACGTCAGGAAAACATCGCGCTCAAAACCCGCATCAGTTCCGAACAACGCGTGACCCTGACCGGAGAATCAGAGGCCATCATCAACCTCAAACGGGTCATCGGACGTGTGGCACCCACGGATTCATGGGTGCTCATTACCGGCGAAAACGGAACGGGCAAGGAAATCGTGGCCCGGGCCATTCACCATCAATCCGGTCGAGCTGACCGCCCTCTGGTTGCGGTCAACTGTGCCGCCATCCCCGAAGAATTGATCGAATCGGAACTGTTCGGCCACGAAAAAGGCGCGTTCACCGGCGCGGACAAGGCCAAGGAAGGCAAATTCGAACTAGCCGACGGCTCCATTCTCTTCCTCGATGAAATCGGCGACATGAGCCTGAAAACACAGGCTAAGATTTTACGGATTCTTCAGGAACAATCCTTTGAACATGTGGGCGGTCGCAAGACCATCCGGGTTGACGTTCGCGTCATCGCCGCCACCA
The genomic region above belongs to Pseudodesulfovibrio sp. JC047 and contains:
- a CDS encoding 6-hydroxymethylpterin diphosphokinase MptE-like protein produces the protein MENSKIAALVELGILCRGDSVEQAGEGSSDAGPHGPSGHTPVCVYENPMYQYPYEDPARRAFSVFSAKMSVETAMEQTRLVVFLGAADSPQLRACLADAKTVVVLFEPDERVLVHCVDSMGLAALNIENFFCFTGDPVSLSPALQDLLPGALFRMGTPAFFLTDRIRHEHGPWAEAVIEYLEILHYRYVVYPLSGQAFARSRPMRTIKHELMYDQQLHAYENVVDCTVSPSISALKNRAVNGGAILVAAGPDLPESFEYIRKNRDNALIICVNNAVKPLVEAGIHPHFVVINDTSIDSGRVFKEIPRLPDTILVGYCLSDLGGDTFGRKFLFGSFASPVFETREMFRLHGSVISTAFALARHLGCTSCALVGAQLVSSDPWGLQYARGTLKDEIMAQEKPLINRYPQLYPVKTVFGEQLYTTINFRDAALWLAETIRMSGVACWNTSRSSILYGPGIEHDPEPDLGTTPVRRVMAEAFRVASPRVDREKVRHFVQRETALWRSIRKAVTMVLADSGPLFEAKGLAILAHFDATNVTYLVQRYNDFNNAIFHRQVFGSDTTSRESGLRSYFEYVRSMSETLLTALEKADQSF
- a CDS encoding Gfo/Idh/MocA family oxidoreductase; the encoded protein is MRVGNPSDHEIVIAVARIEGNMQKFALVGCGRIAQKYGQLLSENQVEGACLVAVCDIREDRAVALAEKTGVPSFSDAHAMMRAMGETIDVLVIATESGTHAAVTIDLARYGKHIVVEKPMALRLEDADAMIRVCDEAGIKLFVVKQNRLNYPVIKLREALEAGRFGKLTMGTVRVRWCRKQEYYDQDAWRGTWAMDGGVFANQASHHIDLLEWMLGEPVSVFAKSRTALVDVEVEDTGVALITFASGAIGVVEATNATRPVDLEGSISILGEKGAVEIGGFAVNEMKVWNFETPEPGDEDVLREYRTNPPDVYGFGHIEYLHQVVECIELGRPSLVDGLEGRKSLELINAIYESIETGREVHLRFQAQHCKLGHTNDR
- a CDS encoding sigma-54 dependent transcriptional regulator, which translates into the protein MADKILIIDDEEGIRISLRGILEDEGLEVIEAESGEQGLESLGTDIPDLIFLDIWLPGMDGLKVLDIITRDYEGLPVIMISGHGTIETAVQALKKGAFDFIEKPLSLEKVVVSSRNGLEFSRLRQENIALKTRISSEQRVTLTGESEAIINLKRVIGRVAPTDSWVLITGENGTGKEIVARAIHHQSGRADRPLVAVNCAAIPEELIESELFGHEKGAFTGADKAKEGKFELADGSILFLDEIGDMSLKTQAKILRILQEQSFEHVGGRKTIRVDVRVIAATNKDLAKEIKAGNFREDLYYRLKVFPLELPPLRDRIEDIPLLIEDFMATLVQQHGFKPIGFNQDAIEILKRYPWPGNVRELKNFVERMFIMYAGDVVTADRLPPEFKQLSVESKITDTPSSPDESMDMLISEGPTDLKQARADFEARFLEAKLKEFDGNISQLAKAIGLERSSLYRKLKAYQIQTD
- a CDS encoding acyltransferase translates to MTVEIAASAVVHESVIFEGSATVEAWCIVGAPSVGNDTPPTTVIGDGAVLRSHTVVYAGSVIGKNFVTGNKANIREACCIGDNVSVGTMAVVEHHVSLGHGVRLHSQSFVPEYCVLEDGVWLGPNAVLTNTRYPLSPEATTSPTPVRLCQGAIVGANATILPGVVVGRDSLVGAGSVVVEDVAEGTVVAGNPARFINEKAALPYGDREPS
- a CDS encoding BamA/TamA family outer membrane protein, coding for MSENQQRMWATIIMFACFFIGSQTGVCRADGDARFVETVDDASDAVQQKNVSFFDRLVFAPVPMVNPTLGAGLTGVVMYMHPEDDFWNDPGNEANEELHSMTGVAAMATSNESWAAGMFHKGFYANDRFRGTAYLAYGEFNLKYYGVGNDSALRNNPLKYSADVTAFQGTFSARIFDHWYLGPKIKVFNWDFGVDFSSLHPVLPTLHHSVKTVGLGLAGERDTTNDSVFATAGGKLQFDFMSYNEAWGGDYDYSKASTSYAHYYGLTDRLVVSGMAELNFSDGNTPFFDMPFLRLRGFPYAEYIDKQSASIQTEIKYKLTQRWGVNLFGGLGWVADEPNQLFKNSTIPTGGFGVRYLLSEKETMYLSTEIGFGPNSQAVYFRVGEWF
- a CDS encoding DegT/DnrJ/EryC1/StrS family aminotransferase, encoding MTIPLVDLTAQRRTIQTELDAAMQAVIRDNAFIQGPYAATFEREFADFCQARCCVGVGNGTDALYLALRALGVGPGDTVMVPAMTFVATAEAVTLTGATPAFVDVDPSTFTMDPDDLCRKLVPSAKAVIPVHLYGHPASMEEIDAIAREHELFVVQDAAQAHGATFQGHPLAAFGTCCCYSFYPGKNLGAYGDAGGVVTNDAVLAEQVRKLANHGRTAKYGHDFPGVNSRLDGLQAAILSVKLPRLDLWTASRRQVADWYDAGVAALPDIVAPVTGPGAGHVYHLYVIQCRKRDALKRSLAEQGIASGIHYPTAVPFLPAYANMNHGPEDFPVAHAMQSRVLSLPMYPELDEMQVARICAAITDWATGLAGEE
- a CDS encoding NAD+ synthase, encoding MKIGILQLNPLVGDLSGNSAKIIDAARDAARRGADLCLTAEMALTGYPPRDLLLYDEFVDRVWREAEAVARALENGPALLLGAVTKNRSGQGKPVYNCALFCEGGSIRQVFKKALLPTYDVFDEARYFEPAPETDSNANILRFNDTTLAVTICEDAWNDKDYWDQNAYTRDPLEAAAAHHPDMILNLSASPLFLGKQRIREDMLGTVAHKYATPLIYVNQVGGNDDLVFDGRSCAFDSQGTCIARAPGFEEATVVVDLEGDNTVATDDFSRESETWRALVLGTRDYVHKSGFTTGLVGLSGGIDSAVTAAVAAEALGADNVTGVLMPSPYSSTGSIDDSLKLAKNFGIKTWTLPIEPIMTQFETALAEPFAGYSQDTTEENIQSRIRGNLLMALSNKFGSLLLTTGNKSELAVGYCTIYGDMSGGYAVISDVNKTGVFALAKWYNAQNGPQIPNAIITKPPSAELRPEQKDADSLPDYPILDGILELHIEHQKSRNEILSAGYDATTVDHVLRLVHIAEFKRRQAAPGIKLTPRSFGTGWRMPLACKQDF
- a CDS encoding radical SAM protein produces the protein MTKIRFSHPEPSPVAGRVWPVFLPFAGCPYRCAFCAQDKLTGRDHADLDLVSRELERDLQQALDQGRGPYELAFYGGTFTALPEPWPSKFLALASRFRSRGLLTRIRCSTRPDCVDVPMLVSLKEQGLDMVELGIQSFDDTALQQSSRGYDGQTARRACGIVAESGLVLGVQLLPGLPGDQPGLFASDVEQAAAFAPETARLYPCLVIQGTALATLWEQGKYVPWTLSRARTELASALGVLWARGTRVIRMGLAPEEQMQQSILDGPWHPALGQTVRGMALLDIIRSQVARLDTPLSGVLVPRRYQGELFGHAGELVDAYAAFGVDKTLVQYVNDTMFSVF
- a CDS encoding geranylgeranyl reductase family protein, which translates into the protein MTHTFDALICGGSLAGSAAGFALAKAGHSVAILDRATFPRPKLCGGLLTWKSVKLLEHLFGETPGTLTRAGAINYASNQYSIHTRTNAVAHGTLSFPFHFVDRTAFDALLLNKARQAGATIFQDTAVAHCDPARGIVTSQTGETFQGTAVIGADGANSVVRKSFSDVDTKRMRRLMAPTIEVRLPAHAFPRPVTHPELSIGFLDAGYGWVFPNNQSVIVGVCGLKTKNTNISQVFKEYLEFLKIDSEAIPDRRGHPLPYGNYLKEPVSGVTMLAGDAAGLVEPLFGEGIFFALCSGMYAGEAVAHGLAKQTSPGPEYIRRLNQQIIPELKASDHLRWAMSKGMQWIGPWSLKLFLTMAGTPLGEMVHGMRSYSWLREKHWDF